ATTCCTGAGCAATATTGTTGGAGTAGGCAACTGACCCCTAGTACCTGAAGGTCAGCAATGAAGAGGTCCCAGCTGGCTATAGGGAAGGTCAGAGACCTGTGCTGGCAGTACTTCCCAAGAAGACAGGTCCAGATGGCAGATGCCGTGACAGGAGCCCTCTGactaaaatgggaagaaagaagcaCGAAACCCTGTTACGGGCCCCCAGTAATGCATATTCTGCCTCTAGTTAACAATTGCTGATCAAACATAGAAACCCAAACCTCGGAACACGATTCTGTCTCTTACGTTCTCCGCTCTCATCTCTCAAGAGTGTACCTTTTGTCGTAATAAACTGTGCCACTTGTGTCACTTATGTGCTGTGCCGCTCGTCTGTCCTTGAATTCATTCTCGTGACAAGACCAAGAAACTTCAGGTTCTTGAGGTCCCGTTGGGTGGAGGCCCCAGAACCTGGATTCTCCCCAGTTCGACCAGGAACAATATCCTTTTAGAATCAACTGGcaatctagtaagtaaactgtGATTTCCAGAATTCTGTGACCTGCTCTAGCAAATGAATTGAACCAAAAGACGGGGGGTTTGTGGTAACCTCCCATCTATAGCCAGTCAGAAGCACCATGGAAACACCAACCTTGGACTTGCTGTGGGCATCTGAAGGGGCAGGCACAATTTATAGAACtaagtcctttatttttttctttaggtttattcatttagtatttctaagacagaaagagagagagcgagagcgagagagagagagagagagagagagcacacgtgggtgaatggcagagagagaaagagagagagaatcagaagcaggctccagctgtcagcacagagcccactgcagggcttgaactcacaaatcacgagatcacgacctgagctgaagccggaaactcaaccaacggagccatccaggtgccccacgtgaGACCAGGTCCTTAATATGTGGGATCCGATAACATCAGGTAGATAGGGTCAGAACTTAGATTATAGGACACCCAGAGAGTGTCACAGAATTGCTTGATGTGTGCAGACTTCCCCGTGTCTGATGTCAGAAGTGAAGTAGCATTGGAGTAGAGTATTGAGAATAGAGGAGACACGCAAGAAtgtgttttgtttcacttttgcaGGCTCTTTATGAAGTCATGAGCAAGAAATGGACCAGTCACAGCTGGAGATTATTTCCATTGCTATTCTTACTTTTTGGGTTCACAGATAAGGACTCCAAAGAGCTTTTTGTCTACGTGGGTTATTGGCAATTGTTATTTCcctcattagaaattaaaatctgTATGATGTTTCAGTAGCTTGTTTTCACTTCCAGTCTGAAAATCTAGAATAATGTTAGGCTTTTAAAGAGCCCCAATGACTAAccttaaaatattccattcatttttttttttttaattacgaaTGATCGGTCTCCAAATGATGCTATAACTCAACGGACATCATGATACTGTAAGCAATGTTCTGTTGCATAAGACAAAATAAGGTACGTTATTAATACCTTAATAAAGCTAAGTGGGAGCATTATTAAAGCTttattaaagcttttatttaatgttaaatgttaatCATATTTCCCTCCATAGgattatcagcagatttctcgTCAGAAACCTTAGAGGAATAATGAATGTCAACCAAGAATCCTATATCCTgcaaactatccttcaaaaacgagggagaaatgaagacattcccagagaaataaaagcctGCCCTGtgagaaatgctaaaggaagtcATCCAGATTGAAGTGAAAGGAggaacacttgggtggctcagtcggttgagtatcccaCTCTTGatgtcaactcaggtcatgatcccagggttgtgggataaagccccatgccaggctccacactgagtgtggagcctgctgaagattctctctgtctctgtctctgtctctctctctctctctccctctctctctgtccctctgcgcCCCTCcaaccctctttctttctcaaaataaataaacaaatacatacatacatacatacataaatacataaaataaatgaaaggacactagactTTAGGAATTAGTAACTAGACAGTAGTAGCTTGAAGCCATCTGGAGAAGCAAAGTTAAATATGTGGGCACttataaaagctagtattattgtTACTTTGATTTGGTAATTCTGCACTTTTTCTATGAGATTTAAGAGACGAATGCATAAGAAACTATCCTTAGTCTGCCTGGGGACACATAATACATAAAGGTGTCATTTTGTGACCTTAACACCtgaaaggggagggagacagacttgAATAAGAAAAGGGCTTTTATATGTCCTTGAAGTGAGGCTGTATACATTCAAATCAGACTGTTAGGACTTGAAGATCTTGTTATAGACCGAATGTTTGTGTTTCCTCCTGACAAAGGAAAGCTCTGAAtctgatggcttcacaggtgaattctaccaaatgtttagaCAGGAACTGACACCAATGGTTTTCCGACTCGTCCCAAAAAATGGAAGACAAggaaacacttcctaactcattctaagAGTCCAGCATCCCGATACCAGAGCCGGAccaagacactacaagaaaagaaagtatagaGCGATATCCCTTAAACCttgatgcaaaactcctcaataCATATTGGATCTATGGTGAAATTCGCCCTAGAAAGGAAAGTCAAGTGGAAGCTCAAAAGTATACCCCTGGCCAAGAGAGTAAATGTTGTATCTGGCAGAATGGCAGAGATTAGTGGCATCCTAAGGGGTCTGAAGAAGGCAGGCGTGATGTCTGCTTAATTCACCAGTCTGGTCCCCTCAGCATGTGGATGGACGCTGGCGGAGGATTCTAGACCGGGGGTCCGCAGGGTACAGATTGCAGACGCAAACTGGCCAGCTCCCGTTTTTGCATATGGTGTTTACTCTTACAAGTGactgagaaaaatcaaagaatgatATTTTATAACGTGCGAAAATTAAGAGAGATTCCTATTCCATCATTAATAAATAAAGCTTCATCCGGACACAGAGGGACACTTGCTCACGTGTGTATCGTCTGGCTGTTTTGGCACATGACGCATCCCAGCGACCAGGTGATAACGCCACCCTGTTTCAAGTGCCTACCACAGCGACCCTGAAAGAATACAGCGTTCGTGTGCATTACCGGACTAGGCAGTCGTCCCAATATTCCCAATTCACAGGAAAGCAACAATCATGAAAGGCAggaatgttatttcattttttaaattataccagtgagttaaaaaaaaatttttttttttatttgttaaaacgtatttattttgagagggggcagggcagagagaggagagagagaatcccaagcaggccccgcactgtcagccccTGGAGcgctatgcggggcttgaactcccgaacagggagatcgcgacctgagtcgaagtcaagagtcggatgctaactgaccaagccacccaggcgccctgaagagtAGAAAACTTAGGATCTCACAACACAGCCAATTgtgtcttcataaaaataaaagttggaaatgAGGCCGCAGCTAAAGTAAGTTGCCAAGCGGCGGGTTATTTTGCCAAGTGAGGAAACCATTCACTGAGGGTGATTTAATTCAACCAGGTTTGATCGTGGCAGCCAAAGAAACGTGTTCAGAGGATACAAACTTGTTGAAGATTGTTAGATTTTTTGCTTGGTGAATTGAGAACGTCGACTGAATTTCTAGAAAGGCACACGtatccagcagagggcagcattAGCCCACAGAGTCAACACCCTTCACCAGAAGGAGACCCCATTTAGAGGAGCTGAGAGTTGACGATATGCTCAATTGCCAAGGTTTCGTAACCAGCGTATTAGCTTTTTGAATCTTCACGAAAACCCTGTAAGACGGGTGTTATTTTCGTCCTCGTTCTGCAGGTAAAAAACCTGAAGCTCCGAACGGGGAAGTGACTTTCACAAGGCACTAAGTCTAAGCCATTGGTCTGACGCCGGGACCCGTACTTTTTCAGTGAAACCCCATTCCAAagtgcttgctatgtgccaggcgtGCTCTAAACACCTTGCACGTTTTAACTCCTTTAATTCTTCTACGAATCCCAGCATTTGGGTGCCATCAGCCccgttttacagacgaggaaactaaGATAAAGGAAAGCGAACACATTTCCTAAGGTAATTGCACCAGAACTGGGATCTGTGCTCACACTGTCCGGCCTGAGTCCCCAAAGGCCATCGCGACACTGGTCCCTGCTTTCTGCTGGTGAGCTCATCATCTGATGATAAGCCGGGGTTTCTCAAAGTGGAGGTTAGTGTCACCTAGGAGCTTTCTAGAGCTGCAGTTTTGAGGCCACACCCCAGACCTCCTAACTCTGAAACTCTGTGGGTAGAGTCCCCTGCTCTGAGTTTAACAGGCCCTCGAAGTGGTTAGAAGCCATGCTAAAGTTAGACGCTGGAGTGTTTGATTCTCACTGTGGTCCTCACCCCTACGGTGCCCTCAACTCATACAAGTAAACGTGTAACACACCTCTGTCCGTCTGTGCGTTGAATAAGGGATGCTTGTGAACATACACAGATTTTACGGGTCGAGGCAAAGGTGCTTGTGTtgaatctgactcttggcttgCTTTTAATTCCCAGGAGCAAGTTTTCTGGATGTGGTCTTCGGATCCCTATGTCACAAATTATTACAACAGCAATACCCTTTCTTGTTCCCGCCTCATGGCTGTGTCGCTCTTCTCTCATTATaaagctcccccctcccccgcacccagggtgcctgggtggctcagttggtcaagtctcccacttcagctcaggtcacgatctcctggtttgtgggcttgagccccacgttgggctctttgctgacagctcagagcccggagcttgctttggattctgtgtctccctctctctctgcccctctcccactcacgctttgtctctctctctcagaaataaataaacattaaaacaaattaaaaaaaaaaaagaactaaggtGGCCTTCCCAACCCACCCCTTACCCGAGACTAATAAGAAGGAAAGGGAACTGTGAAGAATATAGAAATAGCAGATATAGGGTCCAGCCTCCGCCACTAATGCTGAGAGAGGGCGCCCAAGGAAGGCGTCCCCACCAGTTGGGGAATGTGACTTGAGCTGGACCCCAGTACTCAGGAGCCCCCTCTCCTGTTCTGGAAATGTGGGTTCCGTTTGCCTTTTCTGTTCCCAGAGGCTGCTCCGAGGACAGCCTTGAGATGCTGAAAACGCCTGCACAGTACATGGGACTGAGCCCAGTCAGAGCCTCTTtggaaacttttaagatttggaggACAGGTGCAAGGATCCATTTCTCTTGCTGAGCTCAAGACAAGCCTCCTAAGTTCCCTTTGCTCTTATTAAAAGTGCTTCTCGCCACCACGGAGTGGCCTGCCTCTGTCTTTAGTCTCGCCCCGCCGTCTGCCCGCGGGGGCTGGTGTCAGATCACATGGGGAAAGCTCCTGAAAGGATTGGGAagctacaccccccccccctcggtAGGGAGAGCATAGCCGTGGCTCACTGACTGTGGAGAAGGTGCTGTGGTGCGAAGCTGGAGGAACTTTCTGCAAACCCATCCTCTGTACCCTTTTCTACATCCACCCTCCGGCGTGCTGGGAAAGCTGAGTCTCACTTCACTTACCATGACTTTATTGCATCACCTAAAACTAAGACCCGTTAAATGATGGAATGCCAGACACATCATTTATGGTGAGACACATCCCGATTTCAGAGATACATGCTGATTCCAGAGATAcagtttcttttaattatattttttaaagttatttattttgagaaagctgGCTCGTGTGCCCCTGGCTTGTTCATTTCTGATCTGACTCACCTTGACTTCCCTGCTCTTGGTCTCAGCTTAATCCTAAGCCTGGAAGCCACCAACACAGGGtcacctttctcttcttctgctcttCTGTCCTATTCCCAAACAAGACAAAGTCAGGGAACCTGGAAACCCAGGCCAGTCTGGGCATCGGGTATGGCGAGCAGTGACGGTGGCCAGGGCAGATTGGTAAGGAGACTGCACCCTGATGGTTGGTTGTGTCAGACCTCCGGGTGGGAAACCCTGGAGGGCATAGGCAGAGCAGTGACATGTCTGTGTGGAAATAAACAGCCGGGACTAGGGAGGCCACGGGTATTTCCTCTAGGTTTCACCagcccttgggggaaaaaaaatacgcGTCAGGTAACACAACGGGCTTGAGTCTCTGAGAGCGTATCCGCAACGCCCCCGGCCCCCCAACCTTTGCTGTCCCCACCTAGTAGGGTCCTAGGTCCTCGAAGACCTGCTGAGTGGCTCTCCCTGGTGGTTCACAGCTGGAGTGGGACGAGCAGCTTCCTCCCTCCACTTGTCCTCGGCCGTTGGGGTGCtgccctgggtgactcagacaaAGCGGGGCCGGGGACAGCATCTCAGCCCAGAAAGTCTTAGGGGTCTGTGTTTGCTGCATAAAAGCCTCTGTGCTTTCTTAAAGACAAAATGTTGACCTTGAAAAATGAAAGGTGGCACCTCCTAACTTTTTTTCTGAGAGCCAGCACAAGGATCCAGGCAGTGTACCGAGAGACGGAGCTTGTCCACCAGCTTTTCTGAGGCCGTGTCTCTGCTTCCGAACTTTGGAACTTGTGAGAAGGTACTGGTAGGGTACAACTAAAAGGCCTTGCCTTGTTCCAGTACAATTTTAGCTTAGATTTGATCTTCCAGTTCCTAGACTTCTACCTTGTCACGTTTGCCTCGCAGATGCCTTTTCCGAAGCCGGTGATAATGGCACGACGCTTCAGTGCGGACGGGGGTAATTTCCTAAAAGTTAAAGACCTTTGACGTCTTACTCGTGAAATGCGTTTCTATCCAGAATTCTCCCCAGGTCACGGTGGTGCCTAAGGAAAGTGATTCACtcttcgggcgcctgggtggttcggtcggttgagtatccaacccctgatttcagctcgggtcacgatcccaggattgtgggattgagccccacatcgggccccaTGCTGcctgtggaatctgcttaagattccgtctctttctctctctgcctgcttcgctcatgcatgcgctctctctaaaattaaaaaaaaaaagaaaaagaatgtgattcATGCTTTTGTGTCCTTAAAACGGAAAATCATAAGGGCACTGAGACGTGTACTTAAACACCACCAGAATGTGGACATGAAATTCATGTAACGACTGGCTTTTGAAAACCATCCACTAGCACAGAGCCGTCGGCGGGTCAAAGATGAGCCCCTTCTGGGGCCTGGCACTGGTCTCGGCAATGGAGGTAGACGAGGATCCTGCTGGGCCGAACGAGAAGATAAATAAGTCAATGGCAGGTATCGATAAGGGCGATGACAAGGATAAGATAAGGTCACGtgatagagagtgagtggggctgatttagcttgggggggggggtcagggatGGCCTCTCTGAAGAgagtgatgtttattttttttaatgtttttatttatttatttgtgagacagagaggcagagtgtgagtgggggaggagcagagagcgagggagacacagaatcggaggcaggctccaggctctgagctgtcatcacagagcccgacgtggggctcgaactcacgagccgcgccgcgagatcgtggcctgagccgaagtcggacgctcaaccgactgagccacccagggcgccccaGAAAGCGATGTTTCAATGAAAACCTGAATAGGAGCGCCTGCCCGGAGCCGGCGTGGGAAAGGCGCGGGCCTGGCATTCCTACAGGTGCTGCAGCTGGCGGCCCGCGGCCTGGCCGGAGGCCCGGCCGCGCTGCTCTCCTCGGCCGTGGCGGTGGGAAAGCCCCGCGCGGGCAGGGACGCGGAGCCGCGCGCGGTCCAGGTGCCGGCGTGGGCGGGGTCCGCGGGCCCCGGGCCGGGCGTCTGGGACTCCAACGGGGACAGGCGAGAACCGCTGTCCTTGGCGAACCTGCGGAAGAGGAACCCGGAACGTGGAGAAGAAGAACTGGCCTCCAGGCTGGACCACGGCGAAGCCAAGGCCACGCGACACATCTTCCTCACCAGGCACTCCCAGAACCACGTGGATGCTTCCCAGGAAAAGGACCGCACGCTGACGCCCCTGGGTGGTGAACAGGCTGAACGGACGGGGCTCCGACTTGCCAGCTTGGGCTTGAACTTTAATAAAATTGTCCGTTCGTCCATGACCCGGGCCATCGACACCACTGCTGTCCGTCAGCGAACACCTGCCAGGCGTCTCCAAGGTCAGCGCAGACCTGCGGGGGGGGGAAGGCGCCCCCATCGAGCCCGACCCGCCCGTGTCCCACTGGAAGCCCGAGGCTGTGCAGTATGACGCAGCCGGGGCCCGGATCGAGGCCGCCTTCCGGAACCACATCCACCGGGCAGACGCCAAGCAGCAGGAGGACAGTTACGTGATCTGCAGCTGCCACGCCAACGTCATCCGCTACATGGTGTGCCGGGCGCTGccgtttccccccccccccccccggaagtctggctccatctctctctcaaggaCAGTAGCATCAGCCACCTGGTGGTTCGGCCTGGTGGCCGAGGGGCGCTCAGGGCCCTCGGGGACACGGGGTTCATGCCTCCGGACAAGA
The genomic region above belongs to Prionailurus bengalensis isolate Pbe53 unplaced genomic scaffold, Fcat_Pben_1.1_paternal_pri Un_scaffold_71, whole genome shotgun sequence and contains:
- the LOC122478475 gene encoding LOW QUALITY PROTEIN: serine/threonine-protein phosphatase PGAM5, mitochondrial-like (The sequence of the model RefSeq protein was modified relative to this genomic sequence to represent the inferred CDS: deleted 3 bases in 2 codons), with protein sequence MSPFWGLALVSAMEVDEDPAGPNEKINKSMAGAPARSRRGKGAGLAFLQVLQLAARGLAGGPAALLSSAVAVGKPRAGRDAEPRAVQVPAWAGSAGPGPGVWDSNGDRREPLSLANLRKRNPERGEEELASRLDHGEAKATRHIFLTRHSQNHVDASQEKDRTLTPLGGEQAERTGLRLASLGLNFNKIVRSSMTRAIDTTAVVSEHLPGVSKVSADLRGGEGAPIEPDPPVSHWKPEAVQYDAAGARIEAAFRNHIHRADAKQQEDSYVICSCHANVIRYMVCRALPFPPPPPEVWLHLSLKDSSISHLVVRPGGRGALRALGDTGFMPPDKISRS